One window of Metopolophium dirhodum isolate CAU chromosome 3, ASM1992520v1, whole genome shotgun sequence genomic DNA carries:
- the LOC132941871 gene encoding spectrin alpha chain isoform X2, which yields MDPLIPKEVKILESAEDIQNRRFQVLDRYSEFKAEARLKREKLEDSRRFQYFKRDADELESWILEKTQAASDESYKDPTNLQAKIQKHQAFEAEVAAHSNAIVVLDNTGMGMINQNHFASSEIRQRLEQLHKDWDLLLSKLAEKGVKLQQALVLVQFLRQCDEVMFWINDKETFVTTDEFGADLEHVEVLQRKFDEFQKDMTSQEYRVTEVNDLASKLVLEGHPERETILKKKEDLNEAWTRLKQLTLMRQERLFGAHEIQRFNRDADETVAWISEKDGILSSEDYGRDLASVQTLQRKHEGVERDLAALEDKVSILGQEADRLCGIHADHSSQIQNKRGEIVAYWERLTAKAQERRQKLDESYLLQRFLADFRDLTSWINDMKAIIYSDELAKDVAGAEALLERHQEHKGEIDAREDSFRIALESGEHILKSENAPTLVSENLGNLISEKSSLLALWEERRILYEQCMDLQLFYRDTEQADTWMAKQEAFLSNEDLGDSLDSVEALIKKHEDFEKSLAAQEEKIKALDEFATKLIEGQHYATEDVAQRREMLLERRTALLAKSSQRRSVLEDSYRLQQFERDCDETKGWINEKLKFANDDSYLDPTNLNGKVQKHQNFEQELNANKSRMEEITSTGHALIESKHYALSRIQLRMDEIVHLWENLVTASGQKGSKLREAAQQQQFNRTVEDIELWLSEVEGQLLSEDYGKDLTSVQNLQKKHTLLEADVASHQDRIEGIKITADQFVDGGHFDADNIHAKQVVLCDRYSSLKKPMETRRQRLADSLLAQQLFRDVEDEEAWIREKEPVAASTNRGRDLIGVQNLMKKHQAVVAEINNHESRIAAVTQAGQQMVDTKHFASEDIKQRLANLNKHWNHLKEKAYQRKQDLEDSLQAHQYFADANEAESWVKEKEPMVLSQDYGRDEDSSEALLKKHEALLSDLEAFKTTVGSLSEQAAACKQQETPVVDVSGKECVMALFDYTEKSPREVSMKKGDVLILLNSNNKEWWKVEVNDRQGFVPAPYVKRLEVSGLSASQQHLATGGSIAARQAQIEAQYTRLLNLAKERQTKLAETVKAYVLVREAAELATWIKDKENHAQVQDVGEDLEQVEVMQKKFDDFQSDLKANEVRLAEMNEIAMQLMSLGQTEAALKINTQIQDLNEKWTSLQQLTQARATQLGSAHEVQRFHRDVDETRDWIREKDDALNNDDLGKDLRSVQALQRKHEGLERDLAALQDKIRQLDETANRLMNTHPESRDNTYMKQREINEEWTQLTAKANSRKEKLLDSYDLQRFLSDYRDLMSWINSMMGLVSSDELASDVTGAEALLERHQEHRTEIDARTGTFQTFEMFGQQLLQSGHYASVEIQEKIESMTEARQELEEAWINRRMQLDQCLELQLFYRDCEQAENWMSAREAFLASEEVDSKGDNVEALIKKHEDFDKAINAHEEKIAALQTLADQLMAAQHYAATPIDEKRQQVLNRWRHLKEALIEKRSKLGESQTLQQFSRDADEIENWIAEKLQLATEESYKDPANIQSKHQKHQAFEAELAANADRIQSVLGMGQNLIDKHQCAGSDEAVQSRLGSIADQWEYLTQKTTEKSLKLKEANKQRTYIAAVKDLDFWLGEVESLLTSEDSGKDLASVQNLIKKHQLVEADIQAHEDRIRDMNSQADSLIESGQFETGSIQERRSSINERYERIRNLAAHRQARLNEANTLHQFFRDIADEESWIKEKKLLVGSDDYGRDLTGVQNLKKKHKRLEAELASHEPAIQSVQEAGEKLMDVSNLGVPEIEQRLKLLNQAWDELKQMASNRGKKLDESLTYQQFLAKVEEEEAWISEKHQLLSVEDFGDTMAAVQGLLKKHDAFETDFAVHRDRCEQISHGGIDLADSKNHHADSILQRCQQLQIKLDNLSALAAKRKSKLMDNSAYLQFMWKADVVESWIADKETHVRSEEYGRDLSTVQTLLTKQETFDAGLHAFEHEGIQNITALKDQLITANHNQSEAILKRHADVIDRWQKLLGDSDGRKQQLLRMQNQFRQIEELYLTFAKKASAFNSWFENAEEDLTDPVRCNSIEEIRALREAHAQFQASLTSAQSDFEALAALDHQIKSFNVGPNPYTWFTMEALEDTWRNLQKIIKERDIELTKEAQRQDENDTLRKEFAKHANTFHQWLTETRTSMMEGSGSLEQQLEAIKRKATEVRSRRSDLKKIEDLGAILEEHLILDNRYTEHSTVGLAQQWDQLDQLGMRMQHNLEQQIQARNQSGVSEDALKEFSMMFKHFDKDRSGRLDKTEFKSCLRALGYDLPMVEEGQPDPEFEAILDVVDPNRDGYVSLQEYMAFMISKETENVQSSEEIENAFRAITAGDRPYVTKEELYANLTKDMADYCVARMKPFVDTKTERPITGALDYIEFTKTLFQN from the exons ATGGATCCCTTGATTCCAAAGGAGGTGAAAATCCTTGAATCTGCTGAGGATATCCAAAATCGTCGTTTTCAAGTACTTGATCGCTATAGTGAATTCAAAGCAGAAGCCCGTTTAAAAAGAGAAAAACTTGAAGATTCTAGAAGATttcaa TATTTTAAAAGAGATGCAGATGAACTTGAATCTTGGATACTTGAAAAAACACAAGCTGCATCAGATGAAAGTTATAAAGATCCTACAAACTTACag gctaaaattcaaaaacaccaAGCATTTGAAGCTGAAGTTGCTGCACATAGTAATGCGATTGTGGTTTTAGATAACACTGGAATGGGAATGATTAATCAAAACCATTTTGCATCATCAGAAATACGTCAGAGACttg agcAATTACATAAAGATTGGGATttacttttgtcaaaattgGCTGAAAAGGGTGTTAAATTACAGCAAGCATTGGTTTTAGTTCAATTCTTAAGACAATGTGATGAGGTTATGTTTTGGATTAACGataag GAAACTTTTGTCACTACTGATGAGTTTGGTGCCGATCTAGAACATGTAGAAGTATTGCAACGTAAATTTGATGAATTTCAAAAAGATATGACTTCACAAGAATATCGTGTAACAGAAGTAAATGATTTAGCTTCCAAATTAGTTCTGGAAGGACATCCTGAAAGagaaacaattttgaaaaaaaaagag GATTTAAATGAAGCATGGACTCGGCTTAAGCAATTAACATTAATGAGGCAAGAACGATTATTTGGAGCTCATGAGATACAACGTTTTAATCGTGATGCTGATGAAACTGTAGCTTGGATATCTGAAAAAGATGGTATATTGTCTTCTGAAGACTACGGAAGAGATTTAGCTAGTGTGCAAACACTTCag agaaAACATGAAGGAGTCGAAAGAGATTTAGCAGCTTTAGAAGATAAAGTTTCAATTTTGGGTCAAGAAGCAGATCGTTTATGTGGAATTCACGCTGATCATAGTTCACAAATCCAAAATAAGCGTGGAGAAATAGTTGCTTATTGGGAACGTTTGACTGCTAAAGCACAGGAGCGTCGTCAAAAGTTAGATGAATCTTATTTACTTCAACGTTTCTTAGCTGATTTCCGTGATTTGACTTCTTGGATTAATGATATGAAGGCAATAATATATTCTGATGAATTAGCAAAGGACGTGGCTGGCGCTGAAGCTTTACTTGAAAGGCATCAAGAACataag GGAGAAATTGATGCTCGTGAAGATAGTTTCCGTATTGCATTAGAATCTGGAGAACACATATTAAAAAGTGAAAATGCTCCTACATTAGTTAGTGAAAATTTAGGTAATTTGATCAGTGAAAAGAGTTCATTGTTAGCTTTATGGGAAGAAAGACGTATATTGTATGAACAATGTATGGATTTGCAATTGTTTTATCGTGATACTGAGCAAGCTGATACATGGATGGCCAAACaagaa gCATTCTTATCCAATGAGGATTTGGGTGATTCACTGGATAGTGTTGAAGCATTGATTAAAAAACATGAGGATTTTGAAAAATCTCTAGCAGCTCAGGAAGAAAAAATTAAAGCTCTTGATGAATTTGCCACAAAATTAATTGAAGGACAACATTATGCCACTGAAGATGTTGCACAACGCCGTGaaatg TTGTTAGAGAGACGTACAGCATTACTTGCAAAATCATCACAAAGACGTAGTGTTCTTGAAGATTCATATAGACTTCAACAATTTGAAAGAGATTGTGATGAAACTAAAGGTTggattaatgaaaaattaaaattcgctAATGATGACAGTTATCTA GATCCAACCAATTTAAATGGTAAAGTACAAAAACATCAAAACTTTGAACAAGAACTAAACGCTAACAAATCTCGCATGGAAGAAATTACTTCTACTGGTCATGCTCTTATTGAATCTAAACACTATGCTTTGA gtCGTATTCAACTAAGAATGGATGAAATTGTTCATTTATGGGAGAATTTAGTTACTGCATCAGGACAAAAAGGTTCAAAACTGCGTGAAGCTGCACAACAACAGCAATTTAATCGTACTGTTGAAGATATAGAGCTGTGGTTATCAGAAGTTGAAGGACAATTATTAAGCGAAGATTATGGAAAA GATTTAACTAGTGTACAAAATCTTCAAAAGAAACATACTTTGTTGGAAGCTGACGTTGCCTCACATCAAGATAGAATTGAAGGCATAAAGATAACAGCTGATCAGTTTGTAGATGGAGGTCATTTTGATGCAGACAACATTCATGCAAAACAA gTTGTGTTATGTGATCGTTATTCATCTCTAAAAAAACCGATGGAAACACGTAGACAACGTTTGGCAGATTCACTATTAGCACAACAATTATTTAGAGATGTTGAAGATGAAGAAGCTTGGATTCGTGAAAAAGAACCTGTAGCAGCATCAACAAATCGAG gtCGTGACCTAATTGGTGTACAAAATTTAATGAAGAAACATCAAGCTGTTGTGGCTGAAATCAACAATCATGAATCCCGTATAGCTGCAGTTACTCAAGCTGGACAACAAATGGTTGATACTAAACATTTTGCTTCAGAAGATATTAAACAACGTTTAGCAAATCTCAATAAACATTGGAATCATCTTAAAGAAAAAGCATATCAG cgCAAACAAGATTTAGAAGATTCTCTTCAAGCGCATCAGTACTTTGCTGACGCTAATGAAGCTGAATCTTGGGTTAAAGAAAAAGAACCAATGGTACTAAGTCAAGATTATGGAAGAGATGAAGATTCTTCTGaagctttattaaaaaaacacgaAGCATTGTTGTCAGATTTAGAAGCATTTAAAACTACAGTTGGATCACTTTCAGAACAAGCTGCTGCATGCAAG caaCAAGAAACTCCTGTAGTAGATGTTAGTGGAAAGGAGTGTGTAATGGCATTGTTTGACTATACTGAAAAGTCACCAAGAGAAGTTTCCATGAAAAAAGGAGATGTTTTAATCCTATTAAACTCTAATAATAaa gaATGGTGGAAAGTAGAGGTTAATGATCGTCAAGGATTTGTCCCCGCTCCTTATGTCAAGCGACTTGAAGTTTCTGGTCTGAGTGCATCTCAACAACATTTGGCTACTGGTGGATCTATTGCAGCCAGACAAGCACAAATTGAAGCCCAATATACCAGGCTTTTGAATCTAGCTAAAGAACGACAAACTAAACTCGCTGAAACTGTTAAAGCATATGTACTAGTTAGAGAAGCTGCAGAATTGGCCACATGGATCAAAGATAAA GAAAATCATGCTCAAGTGCAAGATGTTGGTGAGGACTTAGAACAAGTGGAAGTCATGCAAAAGAAATTTGATGATTTTCAATCTGATTTGAAAGCAAATGAAGTACGATTGGCTGAAATGAACGAAATAGCAATGCAGTTAATGAGTTTAGGCCAAACAGAAGCAgcattgaaaataaatactcaAATTCAG GATTTGAATGAAAAGTGGACATCTCTTCAACAACTTACTCAAGCCCGAGCTACACAATTAGGATCAGCACATGAAGTACAAAGATTCCATAGAGATGTTGATGAGACACGTGATTGGATCCGTGAAAAAGATGATGCTCTTAATAATGATGATCTTGGTAAAGATTTAAGAAGTGTTCAAGCTTTACAGCGTAAACATGAAGGATTAGAACGTGATTTGGCTGCATTACAAGATAAg ATCCGCCAATTGGATGAAACTGCTAATCGCTTAATGAACACACATCCTGAATCTCGTGATAATACTTACATGAAACAAAGAGAAATTAATGAAGAATGGACTCAATTAACAGCAAAAGCTAATTCAAGAAAGGAGAAACTTTTAGATTCTTATGATTTGCAGAGATTCTTGTCTGACTATCGTGATTTAATGTCTTGGATTAATTCAATGATGGGTTTAGTTTCTAGTGACGAATTAGCATCTGATGTCACTGGAGCTGAAGCGTTATTGGAACGTCATCag gaacATCGTACAGAAATTGATGCTCGTACTGGTACTTTCCAAACATTCGAAATGTTTGGACAACAACTCTTGCAATCTGGACATTATGCCAGTGTTgaaatacaagaaaaaattgaaagcaTGACTGAAGCTAGACAAGAGTTAGAAGA AGCATGGATAAACCGCCGAATGCAACTAGATCAATGTTTGGAACTGCAACTGTTCTACAGAGATTGTGAACAGGCTGAAAACTGGATGTCAGCTCGAGAGGCATTCCTTGCATCTGAAGAAGTTGATTCTAAGGGAGATAATGTGGaagctttaattaaaaaacatgaaGATTTTGATAAAGCTATTAATGCACAT GAAGAGAAAATTGCGGCTTTACAAACACTAGCTGATCAATTAATGGCTGCACAACATTATGCTGCAACTCCAATTGATGAAAAAAGGCAACAAGTTTTAAATAGATGGCGTCATTTGAAAGAGGCTTTAATTGAAAAAAGATCAAAATTAGGCGAATCGCAGACATTACAGCAGTTCAGTAGAGATGCTGATGAGATTGAGAATTGGATTGCGGAGAAACTTCAACTGGCTACAGAGGAAAGTTATAAGGACCCAGCAAATATTCAATCTAAACATCAAAAGCATCAAGCATTTGAAGCAGAATTAGCTGCTAACGCTGACCGAATTCAAAGTGTTTTAGGCATGGGGCAGAATTTGATTGATAAACATCAGTGTGCTGGATCAGATGAAGCTGTTCAG tcaAGATTAGGATCAATTGCTGATCAATGGGAATATTTGACACAAAAAACAACTGAGAAATCATTGAAACTTAAGGAAGCAAACAAACAGCGTACCTATATTGCTGCTGTAAAAGATTTAGATTTCTGGTTGGGTGAAGTAGAATCATTGTTAACATCCGAAGACTCTGGAAAAGATTTGGCATCTGttcaaaatctaattaaaaaacatcAACTTGTTGAAGCTGATATTCAGGCACATGAAGATCGTATTAGag ataTGAATAGTCAAGCAGATTCATTAATTGAAAGTGGACAATTTGAAACAGGAAGTATCCAAGAACGTCGTAGTTCTATCAATGAAAGATATGAACGTATTAGAAATTTGGCAGCCCATCGCCAAGCTCGTTTAAATGAGGCTAACACTTTACATCAGTTCTTCAGAGATATTGCAGATGAAGAATCATGGATAaa ggaaaaaaaacttttggttGGATCTGATGATTATGGTCGTGATTTAACTGGTGTtcaaaatcttaaaaagaaacataAGCGACTTGAAGCAGAATTAGCGTCACATGAACCTGCTATACAATCAGTTCAAGAAGCTGGAGAAAAATTAATGGATGTTTCTAATCTTGGCGTTCCAGAAATTGAACAG cgattgaaattattaaatcaagcATGGGATGAATTGAAACAAATGGCTTCAAACCGAGGGAAAAAATTAGACGAGTCTTTAACCTATCAACAGTTTTTGGCCAAAGTAGAAGAAGAAGAAGCTTGGATCAG tgaaaaacatcaattattatctGTGGAAGATTTTGGTGATACCATGGCAGCTGTACAAGgtcttttaaaaaaacatgatGCATTTGAAACTGATTTTGCTGTTCATCGTGATCGTTGTGAACAAATAAGTCATGGAGGTATTGACCTTGCAGATTCAAAGAACCATCATGCAGATAGCATATTACAGCGTTGCCAACAACTTCAG ATTAAGTTGGACAATTTATCTGCATTGGCTGCTAAACGCAAGTCAAAGCTGATGGATAATTCTGCTTACTTACAATTTATGTGGAAAGCAGATGTGGTTGAATCATGGATTGCTGATAAGGAAACTCACGTTAGATCAGAAGAGTATGGTAGAGATTTATCTACTGTTCAAACTTTACTTACTAAACAAGAAACATTTGATGCTG gtcTTCATGCGTTTGAACACGAAGGAATACAAAATATCACTGCTCTAAAGGATCAATTGATTACTGCTAATCATAATCAATCGGAAGCAATATTAAAACGACATGCTGATGTGATTGACAg atgGCAAAAATTATTGGGAGATTCTGATGGCCGTAAACAGCAATTATTACGTATGCAAAACCAATTCCGACAAATAGAAGAACTGTATTTGACTTTTGCTAAAAAAGCTTCTGCATTTAACTCCTGGTTTGAAAATGCTGAAGAAGATTTAACAGACCCTGTGCGTTGTAATTCCATAGAAGAAATCAGAGCACTTCGTGAAGCACATGCACAATTCCAA gcgtCACTGACATCTGCTCAGTCAGATTTTGAAGCATTGGCTGCTCTTGATCATCAGATTAAGAGTTTTAATGTAGGCCCCAATCCATACACATGGTTCACAATGGAAGCTTTAGAGGACACTTGgcgtaatttacaaaaaatcattAAGGAACGAGATATTGAATTAACTAAAGAAGCTCAGAGACAAGATGAAAATGATACACTTAGAAAAGAATTTGCCAAACATGCCAACACTTTCCACCAATGGTTAACTGAAACCAG AACATCAATGATGGAAGGATCTGGTTCTTTGGAACAACAACTGGAAGccattaaa cGTAAAGCAACTGAAGTGCGTTCTCGTCGTTCAGatttaaagaaaattgaagACCTTGGGGCTATTCTTGAAGAGCACCTAATATTAGACAATAG GTACACAGAACATAGTACAGTTGGTTTAGCTCAGCAATGGGATCAACTAGATCAATTAGGTATGCGGATGCAACACAACCTAGAACAGCAAATTCAGGCTAGAAACCAATCAGGTGTCAGCGAAGATGCTCTGAAAGAATTCTCTATGATGTTCAAACACTTTGACAAGGATCGGTCAGGGCGTCTTGATAAAACCGAATTCAAATCTTGTCTCAGAGCTTTGGGCTATGATTTACCTATGGTAGAAGAAGGACAGCCTGATCCTGAATTTGAAGCAATACtgg ATGTGGTAGATCCAAATCGTGATGGTTATGTATCTCTTCAGGAGTATATGGCATTCATGATCAGCAAAGAAACAGAAAATGTACAAAGTTCAGAAGAAATTGAGAATGCGTTCAGGGCAATCACAGCCGGTGATAGACCATATGTTACAAAAGAAGAACTGTATGCT AACCTTACCAAGGATATGGCTGATTATTGTGTTGCTCGTATGAAACCATTTGTGGATACGAAAACGGAACGGCCAATCACTGGGGCCCTAGATTACATAGAGTTTACTAAAACACTTTtccaaaattaa